In a single window of the uncultured Dysgonomonas sp. genome:
- a CDS encoding HEPN family nuclease, translated as MGNYKNIEIDFIERTLGLIAQYEGILHRYNFEQQYNHTLLINCLLGLVVFPKEKAISYLPKERITSKLKGDMGIFISTFNEEYTDLKGLIVALRHSIAHFNIEFESENTDFLIDKIVFKDKDKGDNYVVASFLPSELLSFIRYYGGWFIDTVRKNQHKFKIENRE; from the coding sequence ATGGGAAACTATAAGAATATAGAGATAGACTTTATTGAAAGGACATTAGGACTAATAGCTCAATATGAAGGAATACTTCATAGATATAATTTTGAACAGCAATATAATCATACCTTGCTAATAAATTGTTTATTAGGATTAGTTGTATTTCCGAAAGAAAAAGCCATTAGCTATTTACCAAAAGAAAGAATTACCTCTAAGTTGAAAGGAGATATGGGGATTTTTATATCAACCTTCAACGAAGAATACACCGACTTAAAAGGCCTTATTGTAGCCTTAAGACATTCCATTGCGCATTTCAATATTGAATTTGAATCCGAAAATACTGATTTTTTAATTGACAAAATTGTTTTCAAGGACAAAGATAAAGGAGATAATTATGTAGTGGCCTCATTTTTGCCTTCCGAATTACTTTCATTTATAAGGTATTATGGTGGTTGGTTCATAGATACTGTTAGAAAAAATCAACATAAATTTAAAATAGAGAATAGAGAATAG
- a CDS encoding AAA family ATPase produces the protein MSFQIVALKIGNSSEVADNQSIEFLRDSAIQYNSNYSRNLKKNSIYSFNKHYTFIKENDLAEFIYDESSDIPLYNIDFPDRVLPINISAIVGANGSGKSTLVELFYRAAYNIGCKLESYTFYKNPKEEEKEKIKIREALQNLLPKEAQEMILTERSGEYLYQPHPNLDLQILYRAESKENMACFYKMSFIPAPAYSNNPFDCDILIHSYNKDSSHYVCEKQEIGKKMENLKQFAETYFYTMVVNYSLFSLNAKEIGNWVNPLFHKNDGYQTPIVLNPMRSDGNININSERSLLTRRLVSNILRPLNGITEGRSLRHLANGKIARQIKMEYKVDYLTDYWDRINHDDRQLSEEEVKILLNEIKKEVPQVFSFTEEEIEPNFKEVMFLYITFKLVKMACKYESLYGQFTNPKTQEIENVKGLLTYIRDHYNHTNFKVKGAILHLKYYRRIYVAIGGVKKISDAIFKDAVIMDIDQLSKEIEQVRQEEEARFKVNTYMMAPPSIFRVEVEPERILQSDEDALTSPHIPMDTFSSGEKQRINSLSSIVYHLINLNSVEEKEQIVRYRYINIVLDEVELYYHPEWQRTFLHDLLDYIRKINFKDIEHIEGINILLATHSPFILSDIPHTHILRLRGGKEDQIEVNEETFGANIYDLLQNDFFMENGFIGDVAKEHIQSAIRYMQNKPNPNDFQWTAKSLKAFIELIGEPLLRNALSDMYETSPYIVDKKESIKEQISYLTEQLNQLEK, from the coding sequence ATGAGTTTTCAAATTGTAGCCCTTAAAATTGGAAATAGTTCGGAAGTTGCAGACAATCAATCAATAGAATTCTTGAGAGATTCAGCAATTCAATATAATAGCAATTATAGCAGGAACTTGAAAAAAAACAGTATATATTCTTTTAATAAGCATTATACGTTTATTAAAGAGAATGACCTAGCAGAGTTTATCTATGATGAGTCTAGTGATATACCTTTGTATAATATTGATTTTCCTGACCGTGTTTTACCTATCAACATTAGTGCCATTGTAGGAGCTAATGGTTCAGGTAAAAGTACACTAGTTGAGCTCTTTTACCGGGCTGCTTATAATATCGGGTGTAAACTTGAAAGTTATACTTTTTACAAGAATCCCAAAGAAGAGGAAAAGGAAAAAATAAAAATCCGGGAAGCTCTTCAAAATCTTCTTCCAAAGGAAGCTCAGGAGATGATTTTAACAGAGCGATCAGGAGAATATCTCTATCAACCTCATCCAAATCTGGATCTCCAAATCTTATATCGTGCTGAAAGCAAAGAGAACATGGCATGTTTTTATAAGATGTCTTTTATTCCAGCTCCTGCTTACTCCAATAACCCTTTTGATTGTGATATCCTAATTCATTCTTATAACAAGGATTCGTCACATTATGTATGTGAAAAGCAAGAAATTGGAAAGAAAATGGAAAATTTAAAGCAATTTGCCGAGACTTATTTTTATACGATGGTGGTCAACTATTCACTTTTTTCACTTAACGCAAAAGAAATTGGGAATTGGGTCAACCCTTTGTTTCATAAGAATGATGGCTATCAAACTCCTATCGTATTGAATCCTATGAGATCTGATGGAAATATTAACATAAACAGTGAGCGTAGCTTATTGACCCGTCGTTTAGTTTCCAACATTCTTCGCCCTCTGAATGGAATTACTGAAGGAAGAAGCCTGCGACATTTGGCAAATGGAAAGATAGCTAGACAGATAAAGATGGAGTATAAAGTTGATTATCTGACGGATTATTGGGACAGGATTAATCATGATGACCGGCAGCTTTCCGAAGAAGAAGTTAAGATTCTGTTGAATGAAATTAAAAAGGAAGTTCCTCAAGTGTTTAGTTTTACAGAAGAAGAGATAGAACCCAATTTCAAGGAGGTGATGTTTTTGTATATCACTTTCAAATTGGTGAAAATGGCTTGTAAGTATGAATCACTATATGGACAATTTACAAATCCAAAAACACAAGAGATTGAAAATGTTAAGGGGTTGTTGACTTATATACGAGATCACTATAATCATACTAATTTTAAAGTTAAAGGAGCCATTCTACATCTTAAATATTATCGGAGGATTTACGTAGCAATTGGTGGTGTTAAAAAAATATCTGATGCTATTTTTAAAGATGCCGTGATTATGGATATTGATCAGTTGTCTAAAGAGATTGAACAGGTCCGCCAAGAAGAAGAGGCTCGTTTTAAAGTAAATACCTACATGATGGCTCCCCCCTCTATTTTTAGGGTAGAAGTTGAACCTGAGCGTATTTTACAATCCGATGAAGACGCTCTAACTAGTCCCCACATACCAATGGATACCTTTAGTTCTGGTGAAAAGCAGCGTATCAATAGCCTCAGCTCGATTGTATATCATCTAATCAATCTCAATTCTGTAGAAGAAAAAGAACAAATTGTTCGTTATAGATACATTAATATTGTATTGGATGAAGTTGAACTATACTATCATCCCGAATGGCAACGTACTTTTCTGCATGATCTTCTCGATTATATACGTAAGATTAACTTTAAAGATATAGAACATATAGAGGGAATTAATATCCTTCTTGCAACTCACTCTCCTTTTATTCTTTCTGATATCCCCCATACTCATATCCTTCGCTTGAGAGGAGGAAAAGAAGATCAAATAGAAGTTAACGAAGAAACCTTTGGAGCCAATATTTATGATCTTCTACAAAATGATTTTTTTATGGAGAATGGTTTTATAGGAGATGTGGCTAAAGAGCATATCCAGTCTGCTATCCGGTATATGCAAAACAAACCAAATCCGAATGATTTTCAGTGGACAGCTAAAAGTTTGAAAGCCTTTATAGAGCTAATAGGAGAACCTTTGTTGAGAAATGCTTTATCAGATATGTATGAAACCTCTCCCTATATTGTTGATAAGAAAGAATCTATTAAAGAACAAATTTCGTATTTAACGGAACAACTTAATCAACTTGAAAAATGA
- a CDS encoding M23 family metallopeptidase: MKYIIILLIALLHLPAWGQQSNSSNRKSQIEHCLKPIYSITEFQQIADSLQMTIDELSDYPVIFPIKKTQYISSGFGMRQHPCYKRRKFHTGIDIPETKGTPVYATGNGIVTARGYDVGYGYFIEIQHVGGFHSFYAHLSWILVNVGERVSITQQIACVGSTGVTTGNHLHYEVRKGKRYLNPIGWCFLLFKHLNNDFL; encoded by the coding sequence ATGAAATATATAATAATCCTATTGATAGCTTTACTCCATCTGCCTGCATGGGGACAGCAAAGCAATTCATCAAACAGAAAATCACAAATAGAACACTGTCTGAAGCCGATTTATTCCATTACGGAATTTCAGCAAATAGCGGATTCTTTGCAAATGACTATTGATGAGTTATCTGACTATCCTGTGATATTTCCGATTAAAAAAACTCAGTATATTTCATCAGGCTTTGGAATGAGACAGCACCCATGCTATAAAAGACGAAAATTTCATACAGGAATTGATATTCCAGAGACAAAGGGTACTCCCGTGTATGCTACGGGTAACGGAATAGTGACTGCCAGAGGTTACGATGTGGGATATGGCTACTTTATAGAGATTCAACACGTAGGCGGTTTTCATTCATTCTACGCACATTTAAGCTGGATATTGGTAAATGTGGGGGAAAGGGTAAGTATTACTCAACAGATCGCTTGTGTGGGTAGTACAGGGGTAACAACAGGTAACCACTTGCATTACGAAGTTAGAAAAGGTAAACGTTATTTGAACCCAATTGGATGGTGCTTCTTGCTATTTAAACACTTGAACAATGATTTCTTATAG
- a CDS encoding PH domain-containing protein, which translates to MNYIQKNLLSGEEIKYVARLHFFLFVQPIILLLIGAFLASSPKEISAMTHYAGLLILFFGIVSLLSRILIKVGSSYAVTNKRVILKTGVISRRALDLVLAKCEGLHIKQSVLGRIFNFGTITVTTGGASSTYPYIADPLAFRREINTQIG; encoded by the coding sequence ATGAATTACATACAGAAAAATCTGCTATCTGGGGAAGAAATAAAATATGTTGCAAGATTGCATTTTTTCCTATTCGTTCAACCGATTATATTGTTACTTATCGGTGCTTTTCTTGCATCAAGCCCTAAAGAAATATCAGCTATGACTCATTATGCAGGCTTACTGATTTTGTTCTTCGGGATTGTGTCGCTGTTGTCAAGAATACTAATAAAAGTAGGTTCTTCTTATGCAGTAACGAACAAACGTGTGATACTTAAAACAGGTGTTATCAGTCGCAGAGCTCTAGATTTGGTATTGGCGAAATGTGAAGGTCTTCATATAAAACAAAGTGTTTTGGGTCGGATATTTAATTTTGGTACAATTACAGTTACAACTGGTGGTGCTTCAAGTACCTATCCGTATATAGCTGACCCGTTGGCTTTCAGACGTGAGATAAATACACAGATAGGGTAA
- a CDS encoding glycosaminoglycan attachment site — protein MMKIAIPINKNLFNILVLFTREPFVRYFSKELEFYRNESGRLIGFISLDYTDNDYYAAILSRDKAKQYRAEKVIASLTTIDEARKWIDDEMASDAITMHDDKSDFFDLFEIIIEEGKLSPYFKILNEHEGYLAAKNVIKEISYHYKDIDGNFIDQFQSINGFDARLWELYLFCFCREQFFSFKRDSYAPDFMIEKLGHEIAIEAVIVGRKDQDTDFLTEYEPKNQEEIEKELKNDMPLKFGSALYSKLKKEYWKKDHVKGKPLVIAVADFHETKSMLWSYPALISYLYGYEYEHYHTEEGQLVIIPVPVKEYTKSTGATVPAGFFFQPDAENISAVINSPTATLSKFNRLGMQAGLNSQKSRLFRFGYRHDHDENAAVPLEFAYEVTQDSIENWSEGISIFHNPNALIPLDPNLFKNVTQHFLKEDGSVLSYFPEFHPYKSMTINQLTVDKNFQKVK, from the coding sequence ATGATGAAAATAGCTATACCAATCAATAAAAATTTGTTCAATATACTTGTTCTGTTTACCAGAGAACCGTTCGTGAGATATTTTTCAAAAGAACTGGAGTTTTACAGAAACGAAAGTGGTAGATTAATAGGCTTTATAAGTCTGGATTATACTGATAATGATTATTATGCTGCAATATTGTCAAGAGATAAGGCTAAGCAATATAGAGCAGAAAAAGTAATCGCAAGCTTAACGACCATTGATGAAGCTAGAAAATGGATTGATGATGAAATGGCTTCGGATGCAATAACAATGCACGATGACAAAAGTGACTTTTTTGATTTATTTGAAATAATAATAGAAGAAGGAAAGTTAAGTCCTTATTTTAAGATATTGAATGAGCATGAGGGTTATCTCGCCGCAAAAAATGTTATTAAAGAAATATCTTATCATTATAAAGATATAGATGGAAATTTCATCGATCAGTTCCAATCAATAAACGGTTTTGATGCACGGTTATGGGAATTATATCTTTTTTGCTTCTGTCGAGAACAATTCTTTTCATTTAAAAGAGATAGTTATGCACCTGATTTTATGATAGAAAAATTGGGACATGAGATCGCAATAGAAGCTGTTATTGTTGGAAGGAAAGATCAGGATACTGATTTTTTAACCGAATATGAGCCCAAAAATCAAGAAGAGATTGAAAAAGAGCTAAAAAATGATATGCCGTTGAAATTCGGAAGTGCTCTTTATAGCAAACTGAAAAAAGAATATTGGAAAAAAGATCATGTTAAAGGAAAACCACTAGTAATTGCAGTTGCAGACTTTCATGAAACAAAATCTATGTTATGGTCTTATCCTGCTTTAATTTCATATTTATATGGTTATGAGTATGAACATTATCATACAGAAGAAGGTCAATTAGTTATAATACCAGTTCCAGTAAAGGAATACACGAAATCAACAGGCGCAACAGTTCCTGCAGGATTCTTCTTTCAGCCAGATGCAGAAAATATTAGTGCAGTAATCAATTCTCCAACTGCGACACTCTCCAAATTTAACAGGTTAGGTATGCAAGCAGGTTTAAACTCTCAAAAATCAAGATTATTCAGATTTGGTTATCGCCATGACCATGATGAAAATGCTGCCGTACCTTTGGAATTTGCTTATGAGGTAACGCAAGATTCAATAGAAAATTGGAGTGAAGGAATTTCTATTTTTCATAATCCCAATGCTTTAATACCTCTTGACCCTAATTTATTTAAAAATGTTACACAACATTTTTTGAAAGAGGATGGAAGTGTGTTATCTTACTTTCCCGAATTTCACCCATATAAATCAATGACTATTAACCAACTAACTGTTGATAAGAATTTCCAAAAAGTAAAATGA